A genomic region of Miscanthus floridulus cultivar M001 chromosome 3, ASM1932011v1, whole genome shotgun sequence contains the following coding sequences:
- the LOC136542611 gene encoding COP1-interacting protein 7-like produces the protein MEADAPLVFALFQLSPRRQRCELVVCGNGRTEKIASGSVKPFVAHLRAAEEQVSAQPPPPAIRLQLERPAPWFSKGTLERFVRFVSTPEVLELANTYDLEMSQLEGARKIYAQGGTGDATSGGAAENVTASAAAAAADITKKELLRAIDVRLSALKQDLAAACSRASSAGFNPNSVSELLLFANHFGGSQLSEACTKFLSLCQRRPDISPQTAQPAVSSHWKVFDDGNVRGSSSSDMSIDEPQVDLGESNNKSTVSGSGSQVHRLSNSQGLEAAAEQQPKPTIQQAVDKQEAETDASPAPAVGGLSRRLSVKDRINMFESQKKEQTPSSGNSNSADTGRVVPGKGEHRRVPSGASMEKLVRRWSSVSDMSIDLSNNESGNLNDKKDNGTPVRTPTSTDLEANSKVRANEESNGQKDSVTSHSWPCQKDNVPMDPATTDLCPPSTLFNTLAPQKESIYGDGAENDMVLNSSIESESSFGKEPGVIQGHTRMSNHATSNVSTRNRLKSSAKPVEEALLKNKDVLTSATSEEHVRMIDKEITAVAHEVPVASEQIPQNDIRGLHTKDIHTEAEVTGRKDHSLRSFGKVSGGVNPKPKASSNSRANVKGSSGRDEVTSTETEFRDASLQRNRLPRKAEDVGRKVTAGSDSDCSARQGTNLSRQSSITDQELNLQARVIRPGKGNQDRHGELQMKANELEKLFAEHKLTSSRRGKPTDVQVDSTPMVSEVKQTTVLHETIHTKQVVKESITTNDFDAGELLKMVNNQGFNISTPQKLGILSLEESRGKFYDHYMQKRDAKLKEDWKLQREEKEAMLKAMHESLERSKAELLAKFSWSADVPDSTYVSHSSQKIPPSRSARKNKDQGVDSFLVEEELNSDYLSGDGSSRSADSRKHFSNKVPSTQKASAGPIHKRSSRTASSGYANRRNPLENPLAQSVPSFSDLRKENTKPSSGLSRAAARVQQKSFARSKSIIEESKSILKEDQSRRSQSMRKSQIPDELKDISSGNEDIYNWAPSRISKNQSEGAFAYSARRTGPPKPFLRKGNGTHPVIGIAGFQAAAAMMANALQHGDSGDFEDQQEDSPDDAKEEEEYESIEENLRESDFPADSDSENPRASHEFGNSDDAGSENGDADFPSEASTICGTKFTAFIGNVHNPAGDVPAPWSSRLPQLFPYTNDNSDGDAFADSPSGCPSPWNSHSLDEITDADVSRMRKKWGSAQMPFAGVNASQQSRKDVSKGLKKLWKFGRKTRGGDGLVNDWVSASTASECDDDMEDGRDLVVGSSDDFRKSRMGYLASYDGFVENEVFAEQEQSLRSSIPNPPANFRLREDQLTGSSLKAPRSFFSLSTFRSKGGDARLR, from the exons ATGGAGGCCGACGCCCCGCTCGTCTTCGCGCTCTTCCAGCTCTCCCCTCGGCGTCAGCG GTGCGAGCTGGTGGTGTGCGGCAATGGGCGGACGGAGAAGATCGCGTCAGGGTCGGTGAAGCCGTTCGTGGCGCACCTGCGGGCTGCGGAGGAGCAGGTGTCGgcgcagccaccgccgccggccatCCGGCTGCAGCTGGAGCGGCCCGCCCCGTGGTTTAGCAAGGGCACCCTTGAGAG GTTCGTGCGCTTCGTGAGCACGCCGGAGGTGCTGGAGTTGGCGAACACCTATGATCTGGAGATGTCGCAGCTGGAAGGGGCCAGGAAGATTTATGCGCAGGGA GGTACTGGAGATGCTACCTCAGGTGGAGCTG CTGAAAATGTTACAgcctcagcggcggcggcggcggcagatatTACAAA GAAAGAACTTCTTAGGGCAATCGATGTGCGTCTAAGCGCCCTTAAACAAGATCTGGCCGCAGCTTGTTCTCGAGCATCCTCTGCTGGGTTTAATCCGAACAGTGTATCTGAGCTTCTTCTTTTTGCTAATCATTTTGGTGGTAGTCAGCTGAG CGAAGCATGCACGAAATTCTTGTCGCTTTGCCAGCGGCGTCCTGACATCAGTCCTCAAACTGCACAGCCAGCAGTTTCATCACACTGGAAGGTCTTTGACGATGGGAATGTCCGTGGTTCTTCCAGTTCAGACATGTCTATAGATGAGCCACAAGTTGATCTCGGTGAATCCAACAACAAATCTACAGTCAGTGGAAGTGGCTCTCAGGTCCACAGACTAAGCAACAGCCAAGGTTTAGAAGCCGCTGCAGAACAGCAACCCAAGCCAACCATCCAACAGGCAGTAGATAAACAAGAAGCAGAAACAGATGCGTCTCCTGCACCTGCTGTAGGAGGGCTTTCAAGGCGGCTGAGTGTGAAGGACAGGATAAACATGTTTGAGAGCCAAAAAAAGGAGCAGACTCCAAGTTCTGGTAACAGCAACTCAGCAGATACTGGTAGGGTGGTTCCAGGGAAAGGTGAGCACCGCAGGGTTCCTTCTGGTGCCTCCATGGAGAAGTTAGTTAGAAGGTGGAGCAGTGTTAGTGACATGAGTATTGATCTCAGCAACAATGAGAGCGGTAACTTAAATGACAAAAAGGATAATGGAACTCCTGTCAGGACTCCAACATCTACTGATTTGGAGGCCAACTCTAAAGTAAGAGCTAACGAGGAATCTAATGGACAGAAGGATTCAGTCACATCACACTCTTGGCCTTGTCAAAAGGATAATGTACCAATGGATCCGGCCACCACAGATTTGTGCCCACCCTCAACTTTATTTAATACACTTGCTCCTCAGAAAGAGAGTATATATGGTGATGGTGCAGAAAACGACATGGTTCTAAACTCTAGCATTGAGAGTGAGTCATCCTTTGGGAAAGAACCGGGGGTTATTCAAGGACACACAAGGATGTCAAATCATGCCACTTCAAATGTTTCCACTCGAAACCGTCTAAAATCTTCTGCAAAGCCAGTTGAGGAAGCCTTGCTGAAAAATAAGGATGTTTTAACTAGCGCAACGTCAGAGGAGCATGTCCGCATGATAGATAAGGAAATCACAGCTGTTGCTCATGAAGTACCAGTTGCAAGTGAACAGATTCCCCAGAATGATATTAGAGGTCTTCATACAAAAGATATTCACACTGAAGCAGAAGTGACTGGAAGGAAGGATCATTCTTTGCGATCATTTGGAAAGGTATCTGGTGGTGTTAATCCTAAACCAAAAGCGTCATCCAATTCCCGAGCTAATGTTAAAGGCTCATCTGGTAGGGATGAGGTTACCTCTACAGAAACTGAGTTTCGTGACGCTAGTTTGCAGCGGAATCGTCTACCACGGAAGGCAGAGGATGTAGGGAGAAAGGTTACAGCTGGTTCTGATTCAGATTGTTCTGCTCGTCAGGGAACAAATTTGAGCAGGCAATCATCCATTACTGATCAGGAACTAAACTTGCAGGCTAGAGTGATTAGACCAGGAAAAGGGAACCAAGATCGGCATGGCGAATTACAAATGAAGGCAAATGAGTTGGAGAAATTATTTGCTGAACACAAGTTAACATCCTCCCGACGAGGCAAACCTACAGATGTGCAGGTTGATAGCACACCTATGGTGAGTGAGGTAAAGCAGACAACGGTTCTTCATGAGACAATTCATACAAAACAagttgtaaaggagagtataacAACCAATGATTTTGATGCCGGTGAGCTTCTGAAGATGGTGAATAATCAAGGATTTAACATTAGCACACCACAAAAACTTGGCATTCTAAGTTTAGAAGAGTCGAGAGGGAAGTTTTATGACCATTATATGCAGAAGAGGGATGCAAAACTGAAGGAAGACTGGAAACTGcagagagaggagaaggaagcAATGTTAAAGGCTATGCATGAGAGTCTAGAACGGAGCAAGGCCGAGTTGCTAGCTAAATTCTCTTGGTCTGCAGATGTCCCTGACTCAACTTATGTTTCTCATTCTTCTCAGAAGATTCCTCCTTCGCGATCAGCAAGAAAAAATAAGGATCAG GGGGTTGACTCATTCTTGGTTGAAGAGGAACTGAATAGTGACTACCTATCTGGTGATGGTTCTTCCAGGAGTGCTGATTCCAGGAAGCATTTTTCAAATAAAGTTCCTTCCACCCAAAAGGCATCTGCTGGTCCTATCCATAAGCGTTCATCAAGGACTGCAAGCTCCGGTTATGCTAATCGCAGGAATCCACTAGAAAATCCTCTCGCACAATCTGTCCCCAGTTTCTCTGACTTAAGAAAAGAAAATACAAAGCCTTCATCTGGACTCAGTAGAGCGGCTGCAAGAGTTCAGCAAAAATCTTTTGCCCGTAGCAAGAGCATTATTGAAGAGTCAAAGAGTATATTGAAAGAAGATCAATCGAGGAGGTCACAATCTATGAGGAAGAGCCAAATTCCTGATGAGTTGAAGGACATTTCATCAGGGAATGAGGATATTTACAATTGGGCTCCCTCAAGAATTTCCAAGAACCAATCAGAGGGAGCTTTTGCTTACAGTGCCCGCAGAACGGGTCCTCCAAAGCCTTTTCTTAGGAAAGGCAATGGGACCCACCCTGTTATAGGTATAGCTGGATTTCAGGCTGCAGCTGCCATGATGGCGAATGCCCTCCAGCATGGTGACAGTGGTGATTTTGAAGATCAGCAAGAGGATTCCCCTGATGATGCCAAAGAAGAGGAAGAATATGAAAGCATTGAAGAAAACCTTAGAGAAAGTGACTTTCCTGCTGATTCTGACAGTGAGAACCCAAGAGCGAGTCACGAATTTGGAAATTCAGATGACGCAGGGTCAGAAAATGGCGATGCTGATTTTCCAAGTGAAGCATCCACGATTTGTGGTACTAAGTTCACTGCTTTTATAGGAAATGTTCACAATCCAGCTGGTGATGTTCCAGCACCCTGGAGTTCTCGTCTTCCGCAGCTGTTCCCCTACACGAATGATAATTCAGATGGTGACGCTTTCGCTGATTCACCGTCGGGATGTCCATCACCATGGAATTCTCATTCACTTGATGAAATAACAGATGCTGATGTATCTCGGATGCGGAAAAAGTGGGGCAGTGCACAGATGCCTTTTGCTGGTGTCAATGCATCTCAACAGTCACGCAAAGATGTTTCCAAAGGATTGAAGAAACTGTGGAAATTTGGTAGGAAGACTAGAGGCGGTGATGGTTTAGTAAATGATTGGGTATCTGCTTCCACTGCCTCAGAATGCGATGATGACATGGAAGATGGGCGGGATCTGGTAGTAGGATCTTCTGATGATTTCAGAAAGTCTCGAATGGGTTATCTTGCTTCATATGACGGTTTTGTTGAGAACGAGGTTTTTGCTGAACAAG AACAATCACTACGCAGCTCCATTCCAAACCCACCTGCAAATTTCAGATTGAGGGAGGATCAACTGACTGGAAGTTCTCTTAAAG CGCCACGTTCTTTCTTCTCCCTGTCAACATTCCGAAGCAAGGGAGGTGATGCCAGACTCAGGTGA